A single Pseudodesulfovibrio aespoeensis Aspo-2 DNA region contains:
- a CDS encoding sensor domain-containing diguanylate cyclase, which yields MARTIREFLKLYGPLALGIILAAIWFLHSRNQDHLDLARQRQQLALDRESVTLNRAVASHASDARFLARIAARTLTDPQNVGPDIPTPRPADTTPQEPTESLPDPALQTLERIFVDFARSRSHFLQIRFLDHSGMERVRVDQLWSSPAPVPAHQLQDKKNRYYFKDALEGGPDTVSISRFDLNMEHGRIETPHRPTLRFASPVVDSAGTTLGVMVLNYDGQHLFDQIRNAAAALESLTLLCDGEGFWMLGPSTDEEWGRQLGRPEATMAVRFPEAWQAVAATGTGQALTSEGLFTFATLAVTTETLAEDSPGPATTGPNGQPAPDKARWTIMIWTPPATLLLGWSTPFTALVVLFLLVLVPGCWFLASYRVRQAEVEARLRESEERTLAISQSAQDGIVMIDDQDRVTYWNPAAERLLGYTAQEIMGRRLHPLLVPEPQQDKAESGLAGFAASGRGAVVGQVIELEAVRKDSSIVPVELAVSSVKLKGRWYAVGTLRDMTRRKRYEAALRRSEQTSRTLLNAPEDLAMLIEPNGRIAAINETGARIYERTPEDMIGRSLFDFLSDKRREALRTILSQVMEQAGPVRFEGEHDGRRFHASAYPVTGPDGAVEQMAVFARDVTEQRKAQAALKRSEQRFRDVSAAVGEYIWETDGRDTFTFVTEDVFSILGYTQEEMLGQTPALFVAREHTEDFLRWRADLYRLQSPFSKVELRCLTRDGRAIWLQSSGVPHFDDEGGFRGYRGADMDITDRKDAENAIKASERKLRALAESAYDAIVMIDMHGNASFWNRAAERLFGYTEEEVMGRPIHELITPPELRDEAMAGMRQFAGSGDGDAVGAIQETEALRKDGTRVSVERSVSSFQLGGRWYAVATIRDITERKATEARLHELATTDSLTGLFNRRRFMELAEREFMRTKRYQGALTMLMMDIDHFKRVNDTHGHGVGDEVLRELARISRTALRELDILGRLGGEEFGVLLPETDAGPAMEVAQRLRRAIEKASMATDAGTLRITVSIGAATSNNDAETVETLLKRADVALYEAKQSGRNKVVAG from the coding sequence ATGGCTCGAACAATACGCGAATTTCTCAAGCTCTATGGGCCGCTGGCGCTCGGCATCATTCTGGCCGCCATATGGTTCCTGCATTCCCGCAACCAGGACCATCTCGACCTTGCGCGCCAGCGCCAGCAACTGGCTCTGGACCGCGAATCGGTGACCCTCAACCGCGCGGTGGCCTCCCACGCTTCGGACGCCCGTTTCCTGGCCCGGATCGCGGCCCGCACCCTGACCGATCCCCAAAACGTTGGCCCGGACATTCCCACGCCCCGCCCGGCGGATACCACGCCGCAAGAACCGACAGAATCCCTGCCCGATCCGGCCCTCCAGACCCTTGAGCGCATCTTTGTCGATTTCGCCCGCAGCCGCTCGCACTTCCTCCAAATCCGATTCCTCGACCACTCGGGCATGGAGCGCGTGCGGGTGGACCAGCTCTGGTCCAGCCCGGCCCCGGTACCAGCGCACCAACTCCAGGACAAGAAAAACCGCTACTACTTCAAGGACGCACTCGAAGGCGGCCCCGACACCGTTTCCATCTCCAGGTTCGACCTGAACATGGAACATGGCCGCATCGAGACCCCCCACAGGCCCACCCTGCGTTTTGCCAGCCCGGTCGTGGACAGTGCCGGGACAACACTGGGCGTGATGGTCCTCAACTACGATGGCCAGCACCTCTTCGACCAGATCAGGAACGCCGCCGCCGCGCTTGAAAGCCTGACCCTGCTCTGCGACGGCGAGGGATTCTGGATGCTCGGCCCATCCACTGACGAGGAGTGGGGCCGCCAGCTCGGCAGGCCGGAGGCGACCATGGCCGTCCGCTTCCCAGAGGCGTGGCAGGCCGTTGCCGCCACAGGGACCGGGCAGGCGCTGACCTCCGAGGGACTGTTCACCTTTGCCACCCTGGCCGTGACCACGGAGACTCTTGCCGAGGATTCCCCCGGCCCGGCCACGACCGGCCCCAACGGCCAGCCCGCGCCGGACAAAGCGCGCTGGACCATCATGATCTGGACTCCCCCGGCCACCCTGCTCCTTGGCTGGTCCACGCCCTTCACCGCCCTGGTCGTGCTCTTCCTGCTCGTCCTGGTTCCGGGCTGCTGGTTCCTGGCCAGCTACCGCGTGCGCCAGGCCGAGGTGGAGGCCCGCCTGCGCGAGAGCGAGGAGCGGACCCTGGCCATCAGCCAGTCGGCCCAGGACGGCATCGTCATGATCGACGACCAGGACCGGGTCACCTACTGGAACCCTGCGGCAGAGCGGCTGCTGGGCTACACGGCGCAGGAGATCATGGGCAGACGGCTGCACCCCCTGCTTGTGCCCGAACCACAGCAGGACAAGGCCGAGTCCGGGCTGGCCGGGTTCGCCGCATCGGGCCGAGGAGCGGTGGTGGGCCAGGTGATCGAGCTTGAGGCGGTGCGCAAGGACAGCTCCATCGTGCCAGTGGAGCTGGCGGTCTCCTCGGTCAAACTCAAAGGCCGCTGGTACGCGGTGGGCACCCTGCGCGACATGACCCGCCGCAAGCGATACGAAGCCGCCCTGCGGCGTAGCGAGCAGACAAGCCGGACCCTGCTCAACGCGCCCGAAGACCTGGCCATGCTCATTGAGCCAAACGGCAGAATCGCGGCCATCAACGAGACCGGCGCGCGCATCTACGAGCGCACGCCGGAGGACATGATCGGGCGATCCCTTTTCGACTTCCTGTCGGACAAACGCCGCGAGGCCCTGCGCACCATCCTGTCGCAGGTCATGGAGCAGGCCGGGCCTGTCCGGTTCGAAGGCGAGCACGATGGACGCAGGTTTCACGCCAGCGCCTACCCTGTTACCGGGCCGGACGGCGCGGTGGAGCAGATGGCCGTCTTTGCCCGCGATGTGACCGAGCAGCGCAAGGCCCAGGCCGCGCTCAAACGGTCGGAGCAGCGTTTTCGCGACGTGAGCGCGGCGGTCGGCGAATACATCTGGGAAACGGACGGGCGCGACACCTTCACCTTTGTCACCGAGGATGTCTTCTCCATCCTGGGCTACACTCAGGAGGAGATGCTGGGCCAGACCCCGGCCCTGTTCGTCGCCAGGGAGCACACCGAGGATTTCCTGCGCTGGCGGGCCGACCTATATCGACTGCAATCGCCCTTTTCCAAGGTCGAATTGCGCTGCCTGACCAGGGACGGGCGCGCCATCTGGCTGCAATCGAGCGGCGTGCCCCATTTCGACGACGAGGGCGGGTTCCGCGGCTATCGCGGGGCGGACATGGACATCACGGACCGCAAGGACGCCGAAAACGCCATCAAGGCCAGCGAGCGCAAACTGCGCGCCCTGGCCGAGTCCGCCTACGACGCCATCGTCATGATCGACATGCACGGCAACGCCTCCTTCTGGAACCGAGCCGCCGAACGGCTGTTCGGCTACACCGAGGAGGAGGTCATGGGCCGCCCCATCCACGAACTGATCACCCCGCCGGAGCTGCGCGACGAGGCCATGGCGGGCATGCGCCAGTTCGCCGGCTCTGGCGACGGGGACGCGGTCGGGGCCATCCAGGAGACCGAAGCCCTGCGCAAGGACGGCACCCGCGTGTCTGTGGAGCGGTCCGTCTCCAGCTTTCAGCTCGGCGGCAGGTGGTACGCCGTGGCCACCATCCGTGACATCACCGAGCGCAAGGCCACCGAGGCCCGGCTGCACGAGCTGGCCACCACCGACAGCCTGACCGGCCTCTTCAACCGCCGCCGGTTCATGGAGCTGGCCGAGCGGGAATTCATGCGCACCAAACGCTATCAGGGCGCGCTGACCATGCTCATGATGGACATAGACCACTTCAAGCGGGTCAACGACACCCATGGCCACGGCGTGGGCGACGAGGTGCTGCGCGAGCTGGCCAGGATATCGCGCACGGCCCTGCGCGAGCTTGACATCCTGGGCAGGCTGGGCGGCGAGGAGTTCGGCGTGCTGCTGCCCGAGACCGACGCCGGACCGGCCATGGAGGTGGCCCAGCGGCTGCGCCGGGCCATCGAGAAGGCATCCATGGCCACCGATGCGGGCACGCTGCGCATCACCGTGAGCATCGGGGCGGCGACCTCGAATAACGACGCCGAAACCGTGGAAACGCTGCTCAAGAGGGCCGACGTGGCCCTGTACGAGGCCAAGCAGTCGGGCCGCAACAAAGTGGTCGCCGGATGA
- a CDS encoding GGDEF domain-containing protein encodes MAQDTPPADRLKTRYKLFYTLSVAALAALLCTNFGVIYTLIILPPEDPELMMKFVYIVMVAGFFVLAAQALLVYTRVLSLLGREAKAMSQLREQVDKLSVYDDLTKVYNRYKFESVAERELDNVRRYANPLSGIMFDIDDFKGINETHGYKTGDMLLANLAQFVSARLRKTDYVFRWRGGKFIILAPHTDIDKAAMVAEKLRQIVGHKLFGGKIRMALSLGVVQGRADDTMETFLHRVQSALTGAKNQGRNRVVVSRG; translated from the coding sequence ATGGCACAGGACACGCCGCCCGCAGACAGGCTCAAGACACGGTACAAGCTCTTCTACACCTTGAGCGTCGCCGCCCTGGCCGCCTTGCTGTGCACCAACTTCGGCGTCATCTACACCCTGATCATCCTGCCGCCAGAAGACCCGGAACTGATGATGAAGTTCGTCTACATCGTCATGGTGGCCGGGTTTTTCGTCCTGGCGGCCCAGGCCCTGCTCGTGTACACGCGGGTGCTCTCCCTGCTCGGACGCGAAGCCAAGGCCATGAGCCAGCTGCGCGAGCAGGTGGATAAGCTCTCGGTCTACGACGACCTGACCAAGGTCTACAACCGCTACAAGTTCGAGTCCGTGGCCGAGCGCGAGCTTGACAACGTGCGCCGCTACGCCAACCCGCTCTCGGGCATCATGTTCGACATCGACGATTTCAAGGGCATCAACGAGACCCACGGCTACAAGACCGGCGACATGCTGCTGGCCAACCTGGCCCAGTTCGTCAGTGCCCGGCTGCGCAAGACCGACTACGTCTTCCGCTGGCGCGGGGGCAAGTTCATCATCCTCGCCCCGCACACGGACATAGACAAGGCGGCCATGGTGGCTGAAAAACTCCGGCAGATCGTAGGCCACAAGCTCTTCGGGGGCAAGATACGGATGGCGCTCTCGCTGGGCGTGGTGCAGGGCCGGGCCGACGACACCATGGAGACCTTCCTGCACCGGGTCCAGTCCGCCCTGACCGGGGCCAAGAACCAGGGCAGGAACCGGGTCGTGGTCAGCCGGGGGTGA
- a CDS encoding nitroreductase family protein, which yields MFCDTGICKRCGACAAECPYSLIVEDGEGFPWLRPAARKTCIGCGHCVAVCPVGALTLPDLPVTPGLAPDQCPPIEGAFKVSREQADQFLRSRRSVRTYRDKPISEAMVVELLDLARFAPSAKNGQPARWIVTRTREATQRLAGLTVEFMAINNVFPGVIRNWERGVDKVLHGAPHVAVAHAPEDGFNPAEDCSLAAAYLELAAHARGLGACWAGFLMEAAEGYGPIRDALGLPEGHGVYAALMLGYPKYRYARIPRRREVELRWLD from the coding sequence ATGTTTTGCGATACCGGCATCTGCAAGCGGTGCGGTGCGTGCGCCGCAGAGTGTCCCTACTCCCTGATCGTGGAGGACGGGGAGGGCTTCCCCTGGCTCAGGCCAGCAGCCAGGAAGACCTGTATCGGCTGCGGTCACTGCGTGGCCGTCTGCCCGGTGGGGGCCCTGACCCTGCCGGATCTGCCGGTGACGCCCGGCCTGGCCCCGGATCAGTGTCCGCCCATCGAGGGCGCGTTCAAGGTGAGCCGTGAGCAGGCGGACCAGTTCCTGCGCAGCCGCCGCTCGGTACGGACCTATCGCGACAAGCCCATTTCTGAGGCCATGGTGGTCGAGCTGCTCGACTTGGCCCGGTTCGCGCCCAGCGCCAAGAACGGCCAGCCCGCCCGCTGGATCGTCACCCGCACCCGAGAGGCTACGCAGCGGTTGGCCGGGCTGACCGTGGAATTCATGGCCATCAACAACGTCTTTCCCGGCGTCATCAGGAACTGGGAGCGGGGCGTGGACAAGGTGCTGCACGGCGCGCCCCATGTGGCCGTGGCCCACGCGCCCGAGGACGGCTTCAACCCGGCTGAGGACTGCTCCCTGGCCGCCGCCTACCTGGAGCTGGCCGCCCATGCCCGCGGGCTTGGCGCCTGCTGGGCCGGGTTTTTGATGGAGGCTGCCGAGGGATACGGACCCATCCGCGACGCGCTGGGTCTGCCAGAGGGGCATGGCGTCTATGCCGCACTCATGCTCGGCTATCCAAAATACCGCTACGCGCGCATCCCGCGTCGGCGCGAGGTGGAACTGCGCTGGCTCGACTGA
- a CDS encoding 3D domain-containing protein — protein sequence MKTFINYALTPVLCAAMVILAVVAFAKQQEIDTLQHKLALAEQTATARKGMVEEARIIQRAMLTRPVRTVTVTAYNPTTEQCDSDPLITASMRKVRAGTIAVSRDLFDQGWVFGRKVRIEGLGIFEINDLMNKRFTQRIDIFMWDEGQAKQFGKRNIKAALLEI from the coding sequence ATGAAGACATTCATCAACTACGCGCTTACGCCCGTGCTGTGCGCAGCCATGGTCATCCTCGCTGTAGTTGCCTTTGCCAAACAGCAGGAGATCGACACCCTCCAGCACAAGCTCGCCCTGGCCGAGCAGACCGCCACGGCCCGCAAGGGCATGGTCGAGGAGGCGCGCATCATCCAGAGGGCCATGCTGACCCGTCCCGTGCGCACCGTCACTGTCACCGCCTACAACCCCACCACCGAGCAGTGCGACTCCGACCCGCTCATTACGGCCAGCATGCGCAAGGTCCGGGCCGGAACCATCGCCGTGTCCCGCGACCTCTTCGACCAGGGATGGGTGTTTGGCCGCAAGGTCCGCATCGAGGGGCTGGGCATCTTCGAGATCAACGACCTCATGAACAAGCGTTTCACCCAACGCATCGACATCTTCATGTGGGACGAGGGCCAGGCCAAACAGTTCGGCAAGCGCAACATCAAGGCCGCGCTGCTCGAAATCTGA
- the budA gene encoding acetolactate decarboxylase has protein sequence MHTKTPNAVYLSAPINGLIEGIYRARTTIGELREHGDFGLGTFNRLDGEMVMLDGQVFRMDATGRANSVDDAEQTPFACVTRYRPDTLDEFPEPPDEDLFALATRLLPSPNMLYAVRVDGRFSHVRARSVPPQDTYRPLVEVAREQPEFDYRDMDGTMVGFHTPGFLGGVAVPGLHLHFLSADKTCGGHVLTCLPGRVTVGVQHVPRLVMGLPMTLDFLTSGFERDTARDIAESER, from the coding sequence ATGCACACGAAAACACCCAACGCCGTCTATCTCTCGGCCCCCATCAACGGGCTGATCGAGGGCATCTACCGGGCGCGAACCACCATCGGCGAGTTGCGCGAACACGGCGACTTCGGCCTGGGCACCTTCAACCGCCTGGACGGCGAGATGGTCATGCTCGACGGCCAGGTCTTCCGCATGGACGCCACAGGCCGGGCCAATAGCGTGGACGATGCCGAGCAGACGCCCTTTGCCTGCGTCACCCGCTACCGGCCCGACACCCTGGACGAATTCCCGGAGCCGCCCGACGAGGATCTCTTCGCCCTGGCGACACGCCTCCTGCCCTCGCCCAACATGCTCTACGCGGTGCGCGTGGATGGCCGGTTCAGCCATGTCCGGGCGCGCTCGGTGCCGCCCCAGGACACCTACCGTCCCCTGGTCGAGGTGGCGCGCGAGCAGCCAGAATTCGATTACCGCGACATGGACGGCACCATGGTCGGCTTCCACACCCCCGGTTTTCTGGGCGGGGTGGCCGTGCCCGGCCTGCACCTGCACTTTCTCTCTGCCGACAAAACCTGCGGCGGCCATGTGCTTACCTGCCTGCCGGGCCGCGTCACCGTAGGCGTCCAGCATGTGCCAAGGCTGGTCATGGGGCTGCCCATGACCCTGGATTTCCTGACCTCCGGGTTCGAACGCGACACGGCCCGCGACATCGCGGAATCCGAGCGCTGA
- a CDS encoding glycosyltransferase family 4 protein: MKILHVITGLDVGGAETTLHRLVTTMDPVRFLPRVVSLIEPGEVGRGLARDGVRVDSLGMRRGVPSPAGLVRLAGMIRSWRPDLIQTWLYHADLLGLTARALAFPLGNGPRLVWNIRCSYMDLAQYRRTTGLTLRACAALSRLPDAVVTNSGAARDFHLGLGYAPKRFEVIPNGFDPARFRPDAQARRAVRASLGLDDSALVYGLAARLDPMKDHLTFLRGASLVADAVPEAVFVLAGRGADHGNAALAGWLAEAGLAPERVRLLGERADMERLMAAMDVLVSSSVGESFPNVVGEAMACGVPCVVTDVGDSASLVASTGLVVPPADAPALGRAMLDMAGLGPTGRAALGQAARSRVMAGFSLASASQRYEALYSSLCRGNNTSIE; the protein is encoded by the coding sequence ATGAAAATACTGCACGTCATCACCGGCCTCGATGTAGGGGGCGCGGAGACCACGCTCCATCGGCTCGTCACGACCATGGACCCGGTCCGGTTCCTGCCCCGCGTGGTCAGCCTGATCGAGCCGGGCGAGGTCGGACGCGGGCTGGCGCGCGACGGGGTGCGCGTGGACAGCCTGGGCATGCGGCGCGGCGTGCCGTCCCCTGCCGGGTTGGTCCGGCTGGCGGGGATGATCCGCTCCTGGCGGCCCGACCTGATCCAGACCTGGCTCTACCACGCCGACCTGCTCGGCCTGACCGCGCGCGCACTGGCCTTCCCCCTTGGCAACGGCCCCAGGCTGGTCTGGAACATCCGCTGCTCGTACATGGACCTTGCGCAATACCGGCGCACCACCGGGCTGACGCTTCGGGCCTGCGCCGCGCTCTCGCGTCTGCCGGACGCGGTGGTGACCAACTCCGGGGCGGCCCGTGATTTTCACCTCGGCCTGGGCTACGCGCCCAAGCGGTTCGAGGTCATCCCCAACGGGTTCGATCCCGCCCGGTTCCGGCCCGATGCACAGGCCCGGCGCGCGGTGCGCGCGAGTCTGGGGCTGGACGACTCGGCCCTGGTCTACGGCCTCGCGGCCCGGCTTGATCCCATGAAGGACCACCTGACCTTTCTGCGCGGCGCGTCCCTGGTGGCCGACGCCGTGCCAGAGGCGGTCTTTGTGCTGGCCGGGCGCGGGGCGGACCACGGCAACGCGGCCCTGGCCGGATGGCTGGCCGAGGCCGGGCTCGCGCCGGAGCGCGTCCGGCTCCTGGGCGAGCGGGCGGACATGGAGCGGCTCATGGCGGCCATGGATGTCCTGGTCTCGTCGTCCGTGGGGGAGAGTTTTCCCAACGTGGTGGGCGAGGCCATGGCCTGCGGCGTGCCTTGTGTGGTCACGGACGTGGGCGACAGCGCGTCCTTGGTGGCCTCCACCGGGCTGGTGGTGCCGCCTGCCGACGCGCCCGCCCTGGGCCGGGCCATGCTCGACATGGCCGGGCTGGGTCCGACTGGCCGGGCGGCCCTTGGCCAGGCGGCGCGCAGTCGGGTGATGGCCGGATTCTCGCTGGCTTCGGCCTCGCAGCGCTACGAGGCCCTGTATTCCTCCCTGTGCCGGGGGAATAATACTTCCATTGAGTGA
- a CDS encoding Hpt domain-containing protein yields MSEPLFDKNRFLQSLAGDMELARELLSAFLEDSPERSDSLGEALAQGDADQASKLAHSLKGMCGVVRSTEIANLALGMEESAKAGDLEKTRALHALFLDKLKAAHSAMRLFLARV; encoded by the coding sequence ATGAGCGAACCATTATTTGACAAGAACAGGTTCTTGCAGAGCCTTGCCGGGGATATGGAACTGGCCAGGGAGTTGCTGTCAGCCTTTCTCGAAGACAGCCCGGAGCGGTCCGACTCCCTGGGCGAGGCCCTGGCGCAGGGGGATGCGGATCAGGCCTCGAAGCTGGCCCATTCCCTCAAGGGCATGTGCGGCGTGGTCCGCTCCACTGAGATCGCGAACCTCGCCCTGGGCATGGAAGAATCGGCCAAGGCCGGAGACCTGGAGAAGACCAGGGCGTTGCACGCCCTGTTCCTGGACAAACTCAAGGCTGCCCACAGCGCGATGCGCCTCTTCCTGGCGCGCGTCTAG